The window TATTTAAATGGAAGCAATCGGGCATGCTTAATATCTCGTAGCAAATAATTAATCAGAGGCAAAATGTGGGCAGTACTCTTCTTTCTTGTTACATTAATGGTGGTGATCTCCCAAGGGTCAGCACTGGGTCTGAACCACCAGATTCACCTTCTCCAGCCAAAATCTGGTTCTTGGGGTCTCCATGTTCCGAATATTTCATGTCTAAGTTGGCGACTTGGGGTGGAAACTCACAATATTATTGGTTGGTCAACGGTTCCGAAAGAGTGCGAAGGCTATGTGGGGCACTACATGCTGG of the Juglans regia cultivar Chandler unplaced genomic scaffold, Walnut 2.0 Scaffold_22034, whole genome shotgun sequence genome contains:
- the LOC108983782 gene encoding stem 28 kDa glycoprotein-like; the protein is MWAVLFFLVTLMVVISQGSALGLNHQIHLLQPKSGSWGLHVPNISCLSWRLGVETHNIIGWSTVPKECEGYVGHYMLGHQYRTDSKVVANQALLYAQSLNLTGDGKDVWIFDVDETSLSNLPYYAVNGFGAEPYNSTLFNAWVLKGTQPALP